CATTTCAGAAAGATAAACAGCATTCATTACAACAGAAGCTGATCCATTGATAGTCATACCCGTAGCTTTGATAGATTGTACTTCACCGTCCTTATGAGAATAATGACCATTAAGGAACCAAGAGATGTCTGATGAAGGCGGCGTTCCTGGTACCATGGAACACTTGGCAGTATCTGCGCAGGAAAATTGTAATTGCATAAATAACAGAATCAATTGAGCTATTTCTCAGACAATAAAAGCACAACTTACCAGTTTGTGAATGCTGGCATTAAAAGAAGAGTCCTGACTAAGTATGAGAAGCATGATCAGAAGCATGTAGATATGATTGGAGCTCCTCCTTGAAGCATTATATAATGTCTCCAGGATGGGCATCAACTGTTATTCAACCACAGTCCAATAATCATATAAGACAGCTGAAACTCTCATAAATCGGGAGAAAAAATAATACGCCAAATTTATGCTCATATAGGTCTTCAAAACGTTTATAATCTCTAGGCAGACTAAAAAAATAAACCGTCCAAAACAAAACTCACAACAAACAAAGCGTGTGCCCTCTAATATCACCAAATCAGAACGCTTTTCAAGAACACAACTACCTAAATCCAGATACACATGACACACTgcaatattttcaaaagaatcttccatGCTATTTATAATGTCCTCTGAAACACAAATATAACATTATTCTTATAAGGATCATCAAACTACTATTCTTACCAGTGTATCAATATCAGTTCGCACCAAAACGTATTCCAGAAAGCCAGAATTCCCTTGAACCAGTGAGTATAGCAAGAGAACAGCGGTCTCATCAACCAAGCACCTGCAGAGGCCCAAAAAAGGTTTCCCTAAGATAATAGAAGGAAAATGAcgggcaaattttttttacctaaCTTGATTTTTCATGGAAGGAGAGGGGGGGCAAAGAGATACGGAGAACCTAGAATTTTAAGATTTATCCCACAGAAACGAACTAACAGAAAGCCACCTAAGTATATTGCTTTTCAAATTCAGGACAACCTTACGGACCACTCTAATCAAGAAGAAAGCAAGACCAATATGATGGAACTCAAAGTTAGTGAGACAGAAGTAACTGTGAAAGGTAAAGATTTTATATGCTAAGAGAAGATAAAACTGGTAGTCAACTTCAGGAGACTAGTGCCATTACCTCTCCTTTCATCTTTCAGTAACTATGAGATTATTTTCACTCTTCAACCCCATAAGAGCAGAAGCTATGTGCTTGTGGTACTACCCATATATTTTAACATAAATTCATCAGGAACCGTTTGCATCATGCACTCGGAGACTacaataatattaattaaacaccccccaaaaaaaaaaaaaaaaaaaatccaaggcccacaaaataaaaagttaaaaataaaaataaaaatgaaaacaccATGGGATTCCAAACCATGATGATCAACAAAgatatttttgattttctctCCAGCATGACCAAGAACCAAACTGGAACAATTTATCCTCAAAAGTAAAACCTTACTTATTGTGTTTCTAAAGAAGATCGGACAGAAGAACATGCTGCCAAAATCTTAAACTTAGAGCTGGAATAACAACTGATAAATATTGAAGAAGTGCAAAGTACGAGACAGCTCTTAACCCTCGTCTATCATGAGTACCCATCAAGTGAAAAGAATGACAGAATCTTCACAGTATCCAGATGCCAGAACTCATCACACAGTTTGATCTACTCGTAAACTAGGTTAATCATGTTGGGAACAGAACAGGCTCAACATTTTTGTTGACTAAAGAAAGCATCCAGTCACAAAAAACAAATTCAATCAGTATCTTCAGAATAACTAGCCTCTTTTACTTCCCCAAAACTGAAAACTCCCAGCCTGATAATGGGTTTCAAATATTGTAGCAGAGCAAGTTACCAAATAATAAGAGCATCTAATGCACAAGGGTAAAATTatgtgaagaaagaagaacatcAATTTACTCACGTCCCAAGAGTGTCAAACAAAGAAGCAAATGGAATCCTCACAAGCGGACCATTGAATGCATTTCCCTCAACATCCACTGAGCGATCAACTGCAAGAAAAGGTTTACTTTACCACCAAGATAGATACATAACTAGCATAAAGTACAAAAGGGGAGTACAATTACATTCCACATCTCTTGCATTTTCTAAGGCCTTGCAATAAGGGTTGTCgcataaatatgtattttcctttgacaaaGTATCAGTAGTGGCACTGTCATCACTTCTGTCTGTTATGGACTCGTCAACCAGAAGGCATTTACGGTAATGGATGAGAACAAGCAGCACAAGGAGACTACATTCTGACAAAGGGCTTCTTGGTACCTCATCCCTTGAAGGGACCAAATAGCTAAATGGAAACAGGACAATGTTTGCTGCAAATAGAGAATAAAAGATCCATTAAGTGCTTCTCACTTGTATAACAGGAAGAAAATCAGTTCGCAAAAATCATATTGCAGAAATCGCAAAAAACCTGACTTTCACAACATTATATGATAAAGACATAAATCAACGCTAGAAATTTTAGCTCAAATAAGCAGTACACAGAGTCAACAAGGGCAGATATACCCAGACACTTAGCACCATGAAGTTCAAGTAAATGTTATGCTCAACCAGCTGAGGCAAAGCTTTCCTCCACAAACGGTTTTTTAGACATACAGTGACATATCAGACACCTATAGTGTAGCTTGTTTGATAATATCAAACAAAACTTACAGTCTATGACCCATGTGGATGCGTATAATGAAATTTTGATAGACACATTCATGGTGGGATCGACCCATGCACACATTCCATAGCATTTCCAATCTGTTTGCTGGTTTACCATTGTCAATTAGGTCGCTTGTTCACTTTCTAGGAAACTACACCCAGATGGGTCATTTCTCCTCCTTTAGATGAACATAGATCTCATTCACAATAAGTACAGATGACACACTGAAAGTACAAACCAACAGATAAAAAAAGCAGGTGCCTAAATTCTAAAATTCAGGAGTAGTCCAATATTCTATGGAAATTGGTAAAAAAGGCACTGCTGCATTGTGTCCTAGTCCCCTAGCTGCATAAAATATATCACACAGTATCTGCAGCGACTTCTTGAAAGAAATTCCATATAATGGTCATAAATCATAAAAGAGGAAATTAAAATCATGAACATCAAAAGGATAATAGTCAGAGCACAATGATGCCAAAGCAACCAGATTACTAACATCGTTTGGAGGGAAAATGCCTACTTGTTGTATTATGGCCACAAATCATATTTGTTACCCGCAAACTAATTATCTCATGCACATGGATCTTTCTTTTCTGATGACGAGTAAGCCCATTTAAGAGGTACACGCTAGAATGTGCTAAGATACTACGTACACTAATAAAAAAGATGCATCCTAgcaaaattaaagaaacatgACTAGACTAGCAAGAACAACAGACAATCAAGGGGGAACACATGttttgaagagaaaattagccacttaaaagagaaaatgtaaaaacaCACCAGTGAGCATAAGAGGGATATGTATCGAATAAAACAAAgattaaattaatgaattaGCAAGGCCAAACAACTATACCAGCTGCAGAGCCGACCCTCTGAAGAACGCCAGCCTGGCTATCATCAGATGTCGGATTAGATGCTCCCCCAAAGGGAGCACGTGGCCATATCATGTAGTTGAGGAGCAGCCTTTGGACCACCGATGAAACTAAAGAACTTTCCTGCAAATGGAAACATGAAGATGTGTGTAATATGAAGAATGCAGACAAATGACCTATGCAATATTTACTAACCTGAGTCATTGCTGCATCAAGGAATGGGTTTACATCTTTTGGTCCTGGAGATGGTCCAGCAAGAAGTTGAGTTGACATTGCAACCAGCATGAACCTTAGCAGCTCCTGGTGTAGGAGGTATGTGCTGGGACTGTGACATAAATACAGAGTAAGATGACAATAAGTCAAtgacccaaaaaggaaaaaaaaagcagcaacAGTAGTGGCAAAAAAAGACATGACTGATTACAGTTTACACATACATACCTTACATCCACTGAGCCAATGAAACTGAGCACACTGTGCATGACAAGACTTTCTATGTTTTGATCTGCAAAGAACCCAGATGGTTTATTCACTTCTCTAATGATTGTAAAGCAGCAACCAAAATCACTACTATCAAACAAGGTGGAGAAAAAGCAATAAATCTATTAAGGTGAATATCACTGAAACTGCACCAATATAGATAGTCAGGTAAGTAGGCCTCATGACAACTTGAATTGAATCTGGATTTACACAAAGATTAGCCCCCTGTTCTGGAATGTTAAAATGTGAACTTAAAAGGAATTACGGACCAAGTCAgatttctttgaatttggagATTCCCAATAACCCAAACATCATATGTAGACATTCAAAAGAGAGATACAACAAGCACCACCCATCTAAAATCCAACCTCAAAGAAACTCCAGAGAAGCGCTTGACTACTTAGATGAGGATTAGACAATCCAAAACCTTCAAAAAAGCCCTCAGTAGACAATGCATACAAGACCAAACATAGAACTATCATTTCTAGAGAACCCACTGTACAGGAAGAAATGTCGTAAAAGCTCAGAATTTATACCTCTGGTAAACTGCGGTGGAATAGGTTCACTTTCATCAAGCGATAGACAAAGCTCTCCAAGATTGTCACTCTTAGCATTTTCAATCACGTGTTTCAAGAAAACCGATGAAATGAACAGTGCATTAGCGGCCTTCAGAGAAACTGAGGAAGTTACTCCAGAAGCGGATGTACACTCTTGCAAACACCACGCCAGATGAATCAAAATCTTCGCCAGATGCCTGGTATAGCAATTGTTTTGCGCTGCACGAATAATGGAGACAGGGAGAAAGCACAATGCACAGAGTCAAATGCCAAAGCTTATAGGGAGAACATCATCACGCCCTTGATGGGCCAGTACAAACAACAAAGAAGTAGAACTCGGAACGAGAGCAAGAGCGCAGCACGGATGAAACTGTACCAGGTGCCTCATCACTGCAACTTCAAGTATCGAGAcatgacaaaaatataaaaaagaaaaagaaaaaaatgttatacATGCGGCTCGCAAGCTCCTATTGCGCCACACGTTGCAGCTGCTTTCTTCCTTAACTACTTCTTTGTCATCTCTTGAGAAGAACATCCGACGAAGTTTTACTAATGGATAATTCAAAGCACAGAAATCCAACGACCAAGTTGACAGCCAAGGTTgtatctatgtccatgaagctAAAAGGGGAATTCACATAGCATGCAATTCATTCACCAAATCCATAGTCAGCGGAAGACTCTTGTAATCGCGAATCAGCACGACGACCGCGTGCAGAGTGCACGGGTCGCAAGAAATCTAGATAGCGAGAATCACGCACGGAATCGACGATTCAAAACCGCGCGACGCTCGATTACCGAAAGCCACGGCAAGAACTTAACTGCCGTTCGCTAAACGAGAACGGAATCGCGACGAGAACACCGCGCAATCGCCTCTCCCGCTTTCCCCGATTAAGCAACAAACCGAAAAACGACCGTTCCGCAAAACGACGCGGATCGGCCACCGACAGCTCGACCGTCGCCGACAGGGCACCTACTCACCTAAAAGCTCGCAGGCCTGATCGACGCGCCGGGCGGGCCACCGGAGGTCGAGCGGGAGCTCCAGGAGCTTCTGCCAGAAGTCGGAGCCCAGCGGGAACGACTTCTCGCCGACGAACGTCCCGATCAGGTACTCCGCGGCCTCCTGcggccgggcggcggcggcgtcccgCGGCGTCGAGGGCGCCGCTCCCATTGCCGCTGCTGGAGGaagggaaggaaggaaggaaggacgAGGAGGAGGTCGCGTCGGTGGGGGAGGGGGCGCCGGGTCGGGTAAACTCCGATCAGAGGGCCGAGGCGGAGtcgcggcggcgggggcggcggcggcggcggcattgTGGGGGCGGGGATCTGCGCGGGGAAATGGGGAGGGGCGAAGGCAAGCGGCGGATTGGGAGCGCTTTTCGAGTAGAGgaaagtggagagagagaagagagagagaaagcttggAGATGAAGGTTTCAAGGAgtgcagaagagagagagagagaaagagggatcGGGGGAGAAGGGGATGATGACGTGAGCTAATTTGGGTTTGGGTTTAGGGGTGGGGGGCGAGATAAATGTGTACGTTGAGGCGTCGTTTTTTCGTTGGTTTCTCTCTTGACGGAATTGCCCCTGGACTTTCCCCGTTTGGCTTGTCATTTGGCTTACAGGGAGGATTGGTTCCGGTCCAATCCATTCGATTCCaaattggaaccggaaccggaaccggaaccggaacccgATTGGGAGGACCGGTTACTCCTAGATATGGGAACTGAACTGGGCCACCAGCTCGGTCCTGTTCCGATCTGATCAAATGGAACCAGTCATTTTTATTCACACTACTTGATGACATATgttataaagaaattttttaaaagaaaaattaagaaaaagtatACATAATTGGTTCGGTTCGGTCTGATTCCCCCTTGAAATAGAGAACCTCCTATCCAGGCAATTCTCAATTCAAGCGATCTATTTTGCATACCATTATTTGCTTATATATACAATGAGATAATGACGCAAATAGTCATTTAACTTTAACTGAATGTGTAATGTGTTctctgaaattttaatttgttcaatataactattgtattttttgtatatatttaatGTAGTCCATCAActgtataaaaatattcaatgtaatccttcAATTAATTCAAGATTATAGAtgatattaaacattttcatatagttcaaagattaaattgaatatgtactaagaatttaaaaattatattgaacaaactaaaagttcaagatcattgcatgtcattttccctatatatattgtacttttgtccttcctcttttttcccttttctaagATGGgggatttttatatttttttagtagGACGAATTTAtacttattttttgttttgttctcttTGATGGATTGTGATTTGTTATTCTTTTAATCATCCCATTCGTTCTATCTGTAAGAGAAATGTTATGACTTCAGTTCTTGATCATATCAATTGTCGTATATGTCTATAATTTCACATTATCTACTAGGCGGAGAGATGAGATTTGTGTCGAAGCGCATCTTTCAATACAGGTAGGCACACGGAACTTACGAAATGACTCAAGCTTTTGTAGTGTACGAAAATAATGAGATCGGCGGACGTCGTGAAGGAATGCCcttatcaaataaataaataaataaataatgagatGCATAACAAAAGAGCCGCAAGTTGCCAATTCGTCAGAGGGTAGCGTTGATGCATAAAGATGCTCGAGTCCAAAAGAGAACCGGCCTAAGCTGGGCAGTTCAGCCGCAGGGAAGAAATTGATTACAATGCATGTGTAAAGATGTGAAGCAAAAGGAGTACCGCATCGGAACGTTTGAGTAATGTGAAAttgttaatatatcttaattggAATGTAGCTAATGGATTTAAGGGTGTGTTGGTTTCACtgaaaaattcatgataaaagaaaattttatttgatcTTCAAGGAGAATAGTCATTTATCATTTGTTTAGTGGTTGACTCTAGCTAGAAGGGGAAgtcattttactttatctaaGCTTGCCATTTTCGATATATGAAATATACTTTTCATAGATCGGTtggttttccattttttttttttctaaaaatagtttTCTCTCAAACAAATtggtcctaaatttttaataaacgGGGATCTAACTAAATAAGTTGACAGATTCGGGCTTAGGTCCGGGTTTTCTCCGAGCGGCCTTTCCAAAATAAAGGTGTTGAATTTGTGCTGACGTCGACCCACCGCACTTCGATGACGAAGGTTTATTAAAACCGTCAAAATTGCTCGGACGGCAATCGttgacttaggccaaaattggaCGTGTGGCCCGGGAGAAACTATGGACTCGTTTGGGCTTGAGGCCTGAGAACCTTCTAATTGATAACCATCGGTGGCAGTTGGTTTGGATTCGGCAGCAGACATTAATGACTataaaagaaacagaaataggTTAACATGAAACCACATGTTTTGAAATTAAGGTGGTGCtagataaatagataaatagataaataaaaagttaatatcacaaaatacTCCAAATCGGTACActcatgaaaattttattctaaattaattttttaccataaaaaactccaaaccggtatatccatgacaaatttatctcaaactaatttttttttaaaaaaaactcaaattgatactcatttgacaaatttatttggtttctattaaattagattaatgtcacaaaaaatcacaaattgatacgCTTGTGATAAATCAAGggtaaaactccaaactaatatataCTTCAACTCCGTGTATCATCCAACTAACCAATTGACGGTAACTTAATGAAAGCTAATGGATGACAAATTTAGTAC
This region of Eucalyptus grandis isolate ANBG69807.140 chromosome 8, ASM1654582v1, whole genome shotgun sequence genomic DNA includes:
- the LOC104414753 gene encoding dymeclin, which translates into the protein MGAAPSTPRDAAAARPQEAAEYLIGTFVGEKSFPLGSDFWQKLLELPLDLRWPARRVDQACELLAQNNCYTRHLAKILIHLAWCLQECTSASGVTSSVSLKAANALFISSVFLKHVIENAKSDNLGELCLSLDESEPIPPQFTRDQNIESLVMHSVLSFIGSVDVSPSTYLLHQELLRFMLVAMSTQLLAGPSPGPKDVNPFLDAAMTQESSLVSSVVQRLLLNYMIWPRAPFGGASNPTSDDSQAGVLQRVGSAAANIVLFPFSYLVPSRDEVPRSPLSECSLLVLLVLIHYRKCLLVDESITDRSDDSATTDTLSKENTYLCDNPYCKALENARDVEFDRSVDVEGNAFNGPLVRIPFASLFDTLGTCLVDETAVLLLYSLVQGNSGFLEYVLVRTDIDTLLMPILETLYNASRRSSNHIYMLLIMLLILSQDSSFNASIHKLILPSVPWYQERRLHQTSLGSLMVIILIRTVKYNLSKLRDVYLHTNCLATLANMAPHCHRLSAYASERLISLFDMLSRKYNKLAEQRDGKIHTNKGSSQEDEGLAEDMSTEFYIYTDFLRIVLEILNEILTYALPRNPEVVYAIMHRQEVFQPFKNHPRFNELLENIYTVLDFFNSRMDAQRVDGEWSVEKVLQVIINNCRSWRGDGMKMFTQLRFTYEQESQSEEFFIPYVWRLVLPRCGFSFDPSAITLFPVDLFGEPPRESNAEDANKPQVGELKANRIDLEP